The following are encoded together in the Streptomyces tsukubensis genome:
- a CDS encoding methyltransferase, translated as MALFEHPLVPAGAVEPAAGDTGRMLQMITGYWVTQVVRTAAELRLADHLHPDGATPAEVAAAESLAPQATFRFLRACASLGLAECEDGERFTATPLLRTLRTDQPDSLRDLALYGGTASHWVPWGNLAEAIRTGTPQAEATLGAPFFDWLTGQPHEAGVFTAAMAAMTHGLARQLADVIDLKGARTAVDVGGAGGNFIHTLMLRDPELTGLVLDLPHVGADAEASAERLGVADRFTFVGGDFFESVPTADVHLLKFVLHDWDDDSGVRILRNCRDALTPGGRVLVAELIVDETGTPGLPPLMDLNMMTLSTGRERSLAEFENLFRRAGLKLETTSSSASLVSVLEAVPA; from the coding sequence ATGGCACTTTTCGAACACCCCCTCGTCCCCGCAGGCGCAGTCGAGCCGGCAGCGGGGGACACGGGCCGCATGCTGCAAATGATCACGGGCTACTGGGTCACCCAAGTAGTACGCACAGCGGCGGAGTTGCGTCTCGCCGACCACCTGCACCCGGACGGAGCCACCCCCGCGGAGGTGGCCGCCGCCGAATCGCTCGCCCCACAGGCGACGTTCAGGTTCCTGCGCGCCTGCGCCTCGCTGGGCCTGGCGGAGTGCGAGGACGGTGAACGGTTCACCGCCACGCCGCTGCTGCGGACCCTGCGCACCGATCAGCCGGACTCACTCCGCGACCTGGCGCTGTACGGCGGGACGGCTTCCCACTGGGTGCCGTGGGGGAACCTGGCCGAGGCGATACGCACCGGCACTCCCCAGGCCGAGGCGACGCTCGGCGCGCCGTTCTTCGACTGGCTCACCGGCCAGCCGCACGAGGCGGGCGTCTTCACCGCCGCCATGGCCGCGATGACCCACGGCCTGGCCAGGCAACTGGCCGACGTCATCGACCTGAAGGGCGCCAGGACGGCCGTGGACGTCGGGGGCGCCGGGGGCAACTTCATCCACACCCTCATGCTGCGCGATCCCGAGCTGACCGGCCTGGTGCTGGACCTGCCGCACGTGGGCGCGGACGCGGAGGCGTCGGCCGAACGACTGGGCGTGGCCGACCGGTTCACTTTCGTCGGCGGCGACTTCTTCGAGAGCGTCCCGACGGCGGACGTACACCTGCTGAAGTTCGTCCTCCACGACTGGGACGACGACTCCGGCGTACGCATACTGCGGAACTGCCGCGACGCGCTCACCCCCGGCGGACGCGTGCTGGTGGCGGAACTCATCGTCGACGAGACGGGCACACCGGGCCTGCCCCCGCTGATGGACCTGAACATGATGACGCTGTCCACCGGCCGGGAACGCAGCCTCGCGGAGTTCGAGAACCTCTTCCGGCGAGCGGGCCTGAAGCTCGAAACCACCTCGTCCTCGGCGTCCCTGGTCTCGGTCCTTGAGGCCGTACCCGCCTGA
- a CDS encoding DUF6114 domain-containing protein, giving the protein MSAESPGLSQRFHYWRLRFRAWRGSRPFWAGLLTMLGGIPIAYLPYANLHLGQLTLRMATTAGAGSLIIGVLLVTLGLTMWFHHIVRVFAGVAAILLALISIPVSNLGGLFIGFALALLGGALSVSWAPAKPSVAKDREAREPTDPGPDDAAPGPFPESDEDAGPVQDRGQAPGLRRGAAEGTDRDGTVRDGTDRDGGSRAMTLEIDGGRHRAG; this is encoded by the coding sequence ATGAGCGCCGAGTCCCCAGGGCTGAGCCAACGATTCCACTACTGGCGGCTGCGCTTCCGGGCCTGGCGGGGCAGCCGTCCGTTCTGGGCGGGCCTGCTGACGATGCTGGGCGGCATCCCGATCGCCTACCTGCCGTACGCCAATCTCCACCTCGGCCAGCTCACCCTCCGGATGGCCACCACCGCCGGCGCGGGATCACTGATCATCGGTGTCCTGCTGGTCACCCTCGGCCTGACGATGTGGTTCCACCACATCGTGCGGGTGTTCGCGGGTGTCGCGGCGATCCTCCTCGCACTCATCTCCATCCCCGTCTCCAACCTGGGCGGGCTTTTCATCGGCTTCGCGCTCGCCCTGCTCGGCGGCGCGCTCTCGGTGTCGTGGGCGCCCGCCAAACCCTCGGTCGCGAAAGACCGCGAGGCCAGAGAACCGACGGATCCGGGGCCCGACGACGCCGCTCCGGGGCCGTTTCCCGAGTCGGACGAGGACGCGGGGCCGGTACAGGACCGGGGGCAGGCCCCCGGGCTCCGGCGAGGTGCCGCCGAAGGCACAGACCGCGACGGCACAGTCCGCGACGGCACAGACCGCGACGGCGGGAGTCGCGCCATGACACTGGAAATCGACGGTGGGAGGCACCGTGCGGGGTGA
- a CDS encoding carbohydrate ABC transporter permease, whose amino-acid sequence MRTARWLPIAPATLLLLLFLAGPIGYCVWIAFTNMQLTGSSQADFVGFANFRKAFGDANFRDAVRLTLVFTVLSSIVGQNTLGLALAGLMRRASKPVRTLTGAVVIAAWVLPEIVAAFLLYAFFRREGTLNAILDWLHLPSQNWLFTLPILAVSFANVWRGTAFSMLIYSAALSEIPKEITEAAEVDGASGPRRLWYVTLPMISRSIGTNLMLNTLQTLSVFGLIWAMTRGGPGGRSTTLPVFMYDEAFNKSLIGYGTAVALLLLIVGALFSVVYLRLAKAEV is encoded by the coding sequence GTGCGCACCGCCCGCTGGCTGCCGATCGCACCCGCCACCCTCCTCCTGCTGCTCTTCCTGGCTGGCCCCATCGGCTACTGCGTCTGGATCGCCTTCACCAACATGCAGCTCACGGGCTCCTCGCAGGCGGACTTCGTGGGCTTCGCCAACTTCCGCAAGGCGTTCGGGGACGCGAACTTCCGTGACGCGGTCCGGCTCACGCTGGTCTTCACCGTCCTCTCCTCGATCGTCGGTCAGAACACGCTGGGGCTGGCGTTGGCGGGGCTGATGCGGCGGGCGTCGAAGCCGGTAAGGACCCTCACAGGTGCGGTCGTCATCGCGGCCTGGGTGCTGCCGGAGATCGTCGCGGCCTTCCTGCTGTACGCGTTCTTCCGCCGCGAGGGGACCCTCAACGCCATCCTGGACTGGCTCCATCTGCCCTCCCAGAACTGGCTGTTCACCCTGCCGATCCTTGCGGTGTCGTTCGCCAACGTCTGGCGCGGCACGGCGTTCTCGATGCTGATCTACTCGGCCGCGCTCTCCGAGATCCCGAAGGAGATCACCGAGGCGGCGGAGGTCGACGGGGCGAGCGGTCCACGGCGGCTCTGGTACGTGACGCTGCCGATGATCAGCCGTTCCATCGGCACCAACCTGATGCTGAACACCCTCCAGACGCTCTCCGTCTTCGGGCTGATCTGGGCGATGACGCGGGGTGGGCCGGGCGGGAGGTCCACGACGCTGCCCGTCTTCATGTACGACGAGGCGTTCAACAAGAGCCTCATCGGCTACGGCACCGCCGTGGCGCTGCTGCTGCTCATCGTGGGCGCGCTGTTCTCCGTGGTCTATCTGCGTCTGGCGAAGGCCGAGGTCTGA
- a CDS encoding carbohydrate ABC transporter permease, translating to MFGRPVRRGTRERLTANVALLVATAAFVLPLLWLVLSSVEKDADLRVRLPGAPTLDNFSAVLTDEITFTPMLNSLLLCGGATLLTVVCAVLAAYPLSRYRTRFTRPYLLTILFTTSLPITAIMVPVYGLFVQVDLIDTVYGTALFLATSQLPFAIWLMKNFMDGVPLVLEEAARTDGASTLQTLARVVLPLMGPGVTVVTIYSFIMMWGNFFVPFMLLLSPDQLPASVSIFTFFGNYGQVVYGQLAAFSLLYSTPVILLYVLIARRLGGGFALGGAVKG from the coding sequence ATGTTCGGCCGTCCCGTGCGGCGCGGGACCCGGGAACGGCTGACCGCCAACGTGGCGCTGCTGGTCGCGACGGCCGCCTTCGTACTGCCGCTGCTGTGGCTGGTGCTTTCGTCGGTGGAGAAGGACGCGGACCTGCGGGTGCGGCTGCCGGGCGCACCGACGCTGGACAACTTCTCCGCCGTACTCACCGACGAGATCACCTTCACGCCGATGCTCAACAGCCTACTGCTGTGCGGCGGCGCGACGCTGCTGACGGTGGTGTGCGCGGTACTCGCGGCCTACCCGCTCTCCCGCTACAGGACCCGGTTCACCCGCCCGTACCTGCTGACGATCCTCTTCACGACCTCGCTGCCGATCACGGCCATCATGGTCCCGGTCTACGGGCTCTTCGTACAGGTCGACCTGATCGACACGGTGTACGGCACGGCACTGTTCCTGGCCACGTCACAACTTCCCTTCGCCATCTGGCTGATGAAGAACTTCATGGACGGTGTACCGCTGGTCCTGGAGGAGGCCGCCCGGACGGACGGCGCGTCGACGCTCCAGACGCTGGCGCGGGTGGTGCTGCCACTGATGGGCCCCGGCGTGACGGTGGTGACGATCTACAGCTTCATCATGATGTGGGGCAACTTCTTCGTCCCGTTCATGCTGCTGCTCAGCCCGGACCAACTACCCGCCTCGGTGAGCATCTTCACCTTCTTCGGCAACTACGGCCAGGTGGTGTACGGACAGCTCGCGGCGTTCTCACTGCTGTACTCGACGCCGGTGATCCTGCTCTACGTACTGATCGCCCGCAGGCTCGGCGGCGGCTTCGCGCTGGGGGGCGCGGTGAAGGGGTAA
- a CDS encoding acetate kinase has product MPDSPAPTRVLVLNSGSSSLKYQLLDMRDHRRLAQGLVERIGERTSTLSHTSLVGTEPAKREREGRIADHEEALNAVSEELSADGLGTDSPELAAVGHRVVHGGKLFSRPTLVDDAVEREIERLIPVAPLHNPANLTGIRTARSLRPDLPQVAVFDTAFHTTMPESASRYAMDIATADEHRIRRYGAHGTSHAYVSREAAKLLGRAEEDVNVIVLHLGNGASAAAVRGGRCVDTSMGLTPLEGLVMGTRSGDIDPAVVFHLVRNAGMSPEDVDVLLNKKSGLLGLCGDNDMREIIRRTGEGDESARLAFEIYIHRLKKYIGAYTAVLGRVDAVVFTAGVGENAAPVREAAIAGLEEMGLALDGDLNAVRADRARLISPEYARVAVAVVPTDEELEIATQTYALVSGVDDTSSATRADN; this is encoded by the coding sequence GTGCCTGACTCCCCCGCCCCGACCCGTGTCCTCGTCCTCAACTCCGGCTCGTCGTCGCTGAAGTACCAGCTCCTCGACATGCGCGACCACCGGCGGCTCGCGCAAGGGCTGGTCGAGCGGATCGGGGAGCGGACCTCGACGCTGTCCCACACCTCACTGGTCGGTACGGAGCCGGCCAAGCGGGAGCGCGAGGGCAGGATCGCCGACCACGAGGAGGCGCTGAACGCGGTCTCCGAGGAGCTGAGCGCCGACGGGCTCGGTACGGACTCCCCCGAACTGGCCGCGGTGGGTCACCGGGTGGTGCACGGCGGGAAGCTCTTCTCCCGGCCGACGCTGGTCGACGACGCGGTGGAGCGGGAGATCGAGCGGCTGATCCCGGTGGCGCCGCTGCACAACCCCGCCAACCTCACCGGTATCCGTACCGCGCGGTCGCTCCGCCCCGACCTGCCGCAGGTCGCCGTCTTCGACACCGCGTTCCACACGACGATGCCGGAGTCCGCCTCGCGCTACGCGATGGACATCGCCACCGCGGACGAGCACCGCATCCGGCGCTACGGCGCCCACGGCACCTCCCACGCGTACGTCTCCAGGGAGGCGGCGAAGCTGCTCGGCAGAGCGGAGGAGGACGTGAACGTCATCGTCCTGCACCTCGGCAACGGGGCCTCGGCCGCCGCGGTCAGGGGCGGCAGGTGTGTGGACACCTCCATGGGTCTCACGCCACTGGAGGGGCTGGTGATGGGTACGCGCTCGGGTGACATCGATCCCGCCGTCGTCTTCCATCTCGTCCGCAACGCCGGGATGTCCCCCGAGGACGTCGATGTGCTGCTCAACAAGAAGAGCGGTCTGCTCGGCCTGTGCGGCGACAACGACATGCGGGAGATCATCCGCAGGACGGGCGAGGGCGACGAGAGCGCGCGGCTCGCCTTCGAGATCTACATCCACCGGCTCAAGAAGTACATCGGCGCCTACACGGCCGTTCTCGGCCGGGTGGACGCGGTGGTCTTCACCGCCGGGGTCGGCGAGAACGCGGCGCCCGTGCGTGAGGCCGCCATCGCGGGCCTGGAGGAAATGGGGCTCGCGCTCGACGGTGACCTGAACGCCGTGCGCGCGGACAGGGCCCGGCTGATCTCGCCCGAATACGCGAGGGTCGCGGTCGCCGTCGTACCGACCGACGAGGAACTGGAGATCGCCACCCAGACCTACGCCCTGGTGAGCGGTGTGGACGACACGTCTTCAGCGACCCGCGCCGACAACTGA
- a CDS encoding ABC transporter substrate-binding protein encodes MRPTAPVLLVALLTVAGTVTACGGGSGSDSDTIKVAYNRSTDNKIRFKDQYLESVKEQFEKAHPGKQIQLLPIQAPDNDYATKAQQMMRSPKTAPDLVYEDTFRINSDIKAGYLRPLDRYLAKWSSWGRFVPTAKAAAKADDGKTYGVPDGTDTRGLWFNKKIFKKAGLPADWSPKNWAEVLDAARTVKRKVPGVIPFNVYTGKAPGEAAVMQGFEMLLYGTGEDPLYDPSSKKWVEGGKGFTDSLDFIGEVFKEKLGPDVSDALDPNVGTSVATEWLPEGKLAIALDGSWMSQNWINNGPKEWPAWEKELGRTPMPTQEGQAPGKVSMSGGWAWSIPERAQNPDLAWEFVKTLQTRKNAVRWAVVDAQIAVRDDVAADPKYLSSMPGIKFFTGLVKDTHYRPAQPVYPQVSSAIGEAMESVTTGDSTGERAAKAYNEQLKSVVGKAVRPAKE; translated from the coding sequence GTGCGCCCCACCGCCCCCGTACTCCTCGTCGCACTGCTCACTGTCGCCGGTACCGTCACCGCCTGCGGCGGAGGCTCGGGCAGTGACTCCGACACCATCAAGGTCGCCTACAACCGCAGCACGGACAACAAGATCAGGTTCAAGGACCAGTATCTGGAGTCCGTGAAGGAGCAGTTCGAGAAGGCGCACCCCGGCAAGCAGATCCAGCTCCTGCCGATCCAGGCGCCCGACAACGACTACGCCACCAAGGCCCAGCAGATGATGCGTTCCCCGAAGACCGCCCCCGACCTGGTCTACGAGGACACCTTCCGCATCAACTCGGACATCAAGGCCGGCTATCTGCGCCCCCTCGACCGGTATCTCGCCAAGTGGTCGTCGTGGGGCCGGTTCGTCCCCACGGCGAAGGCGGCGGCCAAGGCGGACGACGGCAAGACCTACGGGGTTCCCGACGGCACGGACACCCGGGGCCTCTGGTTCAACAAGAAGATCTTCAAGAAGGCGGGGCTGCCCGCCGACTGGTCGCCGAAGAACTGGGCGGAGGTCCTCGACGCGGCCCGCACGGTGAAGCGGAAGGTCCCCGGTGTCATCCCGTTCAACGTCTACACCGGCAAGGCCCCCGGCGAAGCGGCCGTGATGCAGGGGTTCGAGATGCTGCTGTACGGGACGGGCGAGGACCCGCTCTACGACCCCTCGTCGAAGAAGTGGGTCGAGGGCGGCAAGGGGTTCACCGACTCGCTCGACTTCATCGGCGAGGTCTTCAAGGAGAAGCTGGGCCCTGACGTCTCCGACGCGCTCGACCCGAACGTCGGCACCAGCGTGGCCACGGAATGGCTGCCCGAGGGCAAGCTCGCCATCGCGCTGGACGGTTCCTGGATGAGCCAGAACTGGATCAACAACGGCCCGAAGGAGTGGCCTGCCTGGGAGAAGGAGCTGGGTCGGACGCCGATGCCGACCCAGGAGGGGCAGGCGCCGGGGAAGGTGTCCATGTCGGGCGGCTGGGCCTGGTCGATTCCGGAACGCGCCCAGAACCCCGATCTTGCCTGGGAGTTCGTCAAGACGCTCCAGACGCGGAAGAACGCCGTCCGGTGGGCCGTGGTCGACGCGCAGATCGCCGTACGGGACGACGTGGCCGCCGACCCGAAGTATCTGTCCTCCATGCCGGGCATCAAGTTCTTCACCGGTCTCGTGAAGGACACCCACTACCGTCCGGCGCAGCCGGTCTATCCGCAGGTCTCCTCGGCGATCGGCGAGGCGATGGAGTCGGTCACGACGGGCGACTCGACGGGCGAGCGGGCAGCCAAGGCCTACAACGAGCAGCTCAAGTCGGTCGTGGGCAAGGCGGTACGCCCGGCGAAGGAGTGA
- the pta gene encoding phosphate acetyltransferase, with product MTRSVYVTGIDRGDGRQVVELGVMELLTRQVDRVGVFRPLVHDGPDRLYELLRARYRLSQDPRSVYGMDYHEASTLQAEQGTDELVSRLVDRFREVADAYEVVLVLGSDFAATQLPDELSLNARLANEFGASVLAVVGGRDQPAESVRSETRNAHRAYTQLGCDVLAVVVNRVAPDDRDEIEDRLTAGMPVPCYVLPDDAALSAPTVAQITHSLGGTVLLGDDSGLARDALDFVFGGATLPNFLNALTPGCLVVTPGDRADLVVGALAAHNASTPPIAGVLLTLGERPNTPVLALAQRLAPGTPVVSVPGNSFPTAGELFGLEGKLSAANPRKAETALGLFERWVDTSGLLGLIQVSRSGRVTPMMFEHELLEQARTDRRRVVLPEGSEERVLRAAEVLLRRGVCDLTLLGREETIRKMAADLGVDLADAQLIDPATSELRQRFAEEYAELRAHRGVSVELAYDVVADVNYFGTLMVRAGLADGMVSGSVHSTAATIRPAFEIIKTKPDAELVSSAFFMCLADKVLVYADCAVNPDPDAAQLADIAVQSAATAARFGVEPRIAMLSYSTGTSGSGADVDKVREATELVRAARSELRIEGPIQYDAAVEPSVAATKMPESEVAGRASVLIFPDLNTGNNTYKAVQRSAGAVAVGPVLQGLRKPVNDLSRGALVQDIVNTVAITAIQAQVPAE from the coding sequence GTGACGCGCAGTGTGTACGTGACCGGGATCGACCGGGGCGACGGCCGGCAGGTGGTGGAGCTGGGGGTCATGGAGCTGCTGACCCGCCAGGTCGACCGGGTCGGCGTCTTCCGACCACTCGTGCACGACGGGCCCGACCGGCTCTACGAACTGCTGCGGGCCCGCTACCGCCTCTCCCAGGACCCCCGCTCCGTCTACGGCATGGACTACCACGAGGCCTCCACCCTCCAGGCGGAGCAGGGCACGGACGAGCTGGTCTCCCGGCTCGTCGACCGGTTCAGGGAGGTCGCGGACGCGTACGAGGTGGTCCTCGTACTGGGCAGCGACTTCGCCGCCACCCAGCTCCCCGACGAGCTCTCGCTCAACGCCAGGCTCGCCAACGAGTTCGGTGCCTCCGTCCTCGCCGTGGTGGGTGGCAGGGACCAGCCCGCGGAGTCGGTGCGCTCGGAGACCCGTAACGCGCACCGCGCCTACACCCAGCTCGGCTGCGACGTACTGGCCGTGGTCGTCAACCGGGTGGCGCCCGACGACCGCGACGAGATCGAGGACCGGCTCACCGCGGGGATGCCCGTCCCCTGCTACGTCCTGCCCGACGACGCCGCCCTGTCCGCCCCGACCGTCGCCCAGATCACCCACAGCCTGGGCGGCACCGTACTGCTCGGCGACGACTCGGGGCTCGCGCGGGACGCTCTCGACTTCGTCTTCGGCGGCGCGACCCTGCCGAACTTCCTCAACGCGCTGACCCCGGGCTGCCTGGTGGTCACCCCCGGCGACCGCGCCGACCTGGTGGTGGGAGCCCTCGCCGCGCACAACGCGAGCACCCCGCCGATAGCCGGCGTCCTGCTCACCCTCGGCGAACGGCCGAACACACCGGTCCTCGCCCTCGCGCAGCGCCTCGCCCCCGGCACCCCCGTGGTGTCGGTCCCCGGCAACAGCTTCCCCACCGCGGGCGAGCTGTTCGGCCTGGAGGGCAAGCTGAGCGCGGCCAACCCGCGCAAGGCCGAGACGGCTCTCGGCCTCTTCGAACGCTGGGTCGACACCTCGGGGCTGCTCGGCCTCATCCAGGTCTCGCGCAGCGGCCGGGTCACCCCGATGATGTTCGAGCACGAGCTGCTGGAACAGGCCCGCACCGACCGCCGCAGGGTCGTCCTGCCCGAGGGGTCGGAGGAACGGGTGCTGCGCGCCGCCGAGGTGCTGCTGCGCCGCGGGGTGTGCGACCTGACGCTCCTCGGCCGCGAGGAGACGATCCGCAAGATGGCCGCGGACCTCGGCGTCGACCTCGCGGACGCGCAGCTCATCGACCCCGCCACCTCGGAGCTGCGGCAGCGCTTCGCCGAGGAGTACGCGGAGCTGCGGGCGCACCGGGGCGTGAGCGTCGAGCTGGCCTACGACGTGGTGGCGGACGTCAACTACTTCGGCACCCTGATGGTCCGCGCGGGTCTGGCCGACGGCATGGTGTCGGGCTCCGTGCACTCGACGGCGGCGACGATCAGGCCCGCCTTCGAGATCATCAAGACCAAGCCGGACGCCGAGCTGGTCTCCTCCGCGTTCTTCATGTGCCTCGCCGACAAGGTCCTGGTCTACGCGGACTGCGCGGTCAACCCCGACCCCGACGCGGCGCAGCTCGCGGACATCGCCGTGCAGTCGGCGGCCACCGCCGCGCGGTTCGGCGTAGAGCCGCGCATCGCGATGCTGTCGTACTCCACGGGCACCTCGGGCTCGGGCGCCGATGTCGACAAGGTCAGGGAGGCCACCGAGCTGGTGCGCGCCGCGAGGAGCGAGCTGCGCATCGAGGGGCCCATCCAGTACGACGCTGCCGTGGAGCCGTCCGTCGCGGCCACCAAGATGCCCGAGTCGGAGGTGGCGGGGCGGGCCAGCGTGCTGATCTTCCCCGACCTCAACACCGGCAACAACACCTACAAGGCCGTGCAGCGCTCGGCGGGCGCCGTCGCCGTGGGGCCCGTCCTCCAGGGGCTGCGCAAGCCGGTCAACGACCTGTCGCGCGGCGCGCTGGTCCAGGACATCGTCAACACCGTCGCGATCACCGCGATCCAGGCCCAGGTACCGGCCGAATGA
- a CDS encoding ATP-dependent 6-phosphofructokinase — MRIGILTAGGDCPGLNAVIRSVVHRAVTHYGDEVIGFEDGYKGLLDHHYRPLDLDAVSGILARGGTILGSARLERGRLAEACANAPELARELGIDVLIPIGGEGTLTAARMLSDSGMQVVGVPKTIDNDISATDRTFGFDTAVGVATEAIDRLKTTAESHQRVMVVEVMGRHAGWIALESGMAGGAHGICLPERPFDPADLVKMVEERFSRGKKFAVICVAEGAHPAPGSMDYGKGEIDQFGHERFLGIGTALAYELETRLGKEARPVILGHVQRGGTPTAYDRVLATRFGWYAVEAAHRGDFGRMTSLRGTDVVMVPLAEAVTELKRVPKDRMDEAESVF, encoded by the coding sequence ATGCGTATCGGAATTCTCACCGCAGGTGGCGACTGTCCTGGCCTGAACGCAGTGATCCGGTCGGTCGTGCACCGAGCCGTCACGCACTACGGGGACGAGGTGATCGGCTTCGAGGACGGGTACAAGGGTCTGCTCGACCATCACTACCGCCCCCTCGACCTGGACGCGGTCAGCGGCATCCTGGCCCGCGGCGGAACCATCCTCGGCTCCGCCCGCCTGGAGCGCGGCCGTCTCGCGGAGGCGTGCGCCAACGCCCCCGAGCTGGCCCGTGAACTCGGCATCGACGTGCTCATCCCGATCGGCGGCGAGGGCACGCTCACCGCGGCCCGGATGCTCTCCGACTCGGGGATGCAGGTCGTCGGCGTACCGAAGACCATCGACAACGACATCTCCGCCACCGACCGCACCTTCGGCTTCGACACCGCGGTCGGCGTCGCGACCGAGGCGATCGACCGCCTCAAGACCACCGCCGAGTCCCACCAGCGCGTCATGGTCGTCGAGGTCATGGGCCGGCACGCGGGCTGGATCGCGCTGGAGTCCGGCATGGCGGGCGGCGCCCACGGCATCTGCCTGCCCGAGCGCCCCTTCGACCCGGCGGACCTGGTCAAGATGGTCGAGGAGCGGTTCTCGCGCGGCAAGAAGTTCGCCGTGATCTGCGTCGCCGAGGGGGCCCATCCGGCCCCCGGCTCCATGGACTACGGCAAGGGCGAGATCGACCAGTTCGGCCACGAACGCTTCCTCGGCATCGGCACGGCCCTCGCCTACGAGCTGGAGACCCGTCTCGGCAAGGAGGCCAGGCCCGTCATCCTCGGTCACGTCCAGCGCGGCGGCACCCCCACGGCCTACGACAGGGTGCTCGCCACCCGCTTCGGCTGGTACGCGGTGGAGGCGGCACACCGAGGCGACTTCGGCCGGATGACCTCACTGCGCGGCACGGACGTCGTCATGGTCCCGCTCGCGGAGGCGGTCACCGAGCTGAAGCGGGTACCGAAGGACCGGATGGACGAGGCGGAGTCGGTGTTCTAG
- the pyk gene encoding pyruvate kinase codes for MRRSKIVCTLGPAVDSYEQLKALIEAGMNVARFNMSHGSHPEHEERYHRVRKAAADTGRAVGVLFDLQGPKIRLETFAEGPVELVRGDEFTITAEDVPGDKSICGTTYKGLPGDVQKGDPILINDGNVELKVTSVDGPRVHTIVIEGGVISDHKGINLPGAAVNVPALSEKDIEDLRFALRTGCDMVALSFVRDANDVKDVHKIMDEEGRRVPVIAKVEKPQAVANMEGVVMAFDSVMVARGDLAVEYPLEKVPMVQKRLVELCRRNAKPVIVATQMMESMITNSRPTRAEASDVANAILDGADAVMLSAESSVGAYPIETVKTMSKIVVAAEQELLSKGLQPLVAGKKPRTQGGAVARAAAEIADFLDGKALIAFTESGDTARRLSRYRAAQPVLAFTTSESTRNQLALSWGVEAFTVPHVDNTDAMVELVDAELVKLNRLSEGDTVVITAGSPPGIPGTTNMVRVHHLGGVQRA; via the coding sequence ATGCGCCGTTCCAAAATCGTCTGCACGCTTGGCCCCGCCGTCGACTCGTACGAGCAACTCAAAGCTCTGATCGAGGCCGGTATGAACGTGGCCCGATTCAATATGAGCCACGGTTCCCACCCGGAGCACGAGGAGCGGTATCACCGCGTCCGCAAGGCCGCCGCCGACACGGGCCGTGCCGTGGGTGTCCTCTTCGACCTCCAGGGCCCCAAGATCCGTCTGGAGACCTTCGCCGAGGGCCCCGTCGAGCTGGTGCGCGGTGACGAGTTCACCATCACCGCCGAGGACGTACCCGGAGACAAGTCCATCTGCGGTACGACCTACAAGGGGCTCCCCGGCGACGTCCAGAAGGGCGACCCGATCCTCATCAACGACGGCAACGTCGAGCTGAAGGTCACCTCCGTCGACGGCCCCCGCGTCCACACCATCGTCATCGAGGGCGGGGTGATCTCGGACCACAAGGGCATCAACCTGCCCGGCGCCGCGGTGAATGTCCCCGCCCTTTCCGAGAAGGACATCGAGGACCTGCGCTTCGCCCTGCGGACCGGCTGCGACATGGTCGCCCTGTCGTTCGTACGGGACGCCAACGACGTCAAGGACGTCCACAAGATCATGGACGAGGAGGGCCGCAGGGTCCCCGTCATCGCCAAGGTCGAGAAGCCGCAGGCCGTCGCGAACATGGAGGGCGTCGTCATGGCGTTCGACAGCGTGATGGTCGCCCGCGGCGACCTGGCTGTCGAGTACCCGCTGGAGAAGGTCCCGATGGTGCAGAAGCGCCTCGTGGAGCTCTGCCGCCGCAACGCCAAGCCGGTGATCGTCGCCACCCAGATGATGGAGTCGATGATCACCAACTCGCGCCCCACCCGCGCCGAGGCCTCCGACGTGGCCAACGCGATCCTGGACGGCGCGGACGCGGTCATGCTCTCCGCCGAGTCCAGCGTCGGCGCCTACCCGATCGAGACCGTCAAGACGATGTCGAAGATCGTCGTCGCGGCCGAGCAGGAGCTGCTGTCCAAGGGGCTCCAGCCGCTGGTCGCGGGCAAGAAGCCGCGCACCCAGGGCGGAGCGGTCGCCCGCGCCGCCGCCGAGATCGCCGACTTCCTCGACGGCAAGGCCCTGATCGCCTTCACCGAGTCGGGTGACACCGCCCGCAGGCTCTCGCGCTACCGCGCGGCCCAGCCGGTGCTGGCCTTCACCACCTCGGAGTCCACCCGCAACCAGCTCGCGCTGAGCTGGGGCGTCGAGGCCTTCACCGTGCCGCACGTCGACAACACCGACGCCATGGTCGAGCTGGTCGACGCCGAGCTGGTCAAGCTGAACCGGCTGAGCGAGGGCGACACCGTCGTCATCACCGCCGGATCGCCCCCCGGCATCCCCGGCACCACCAACATGGTCCGGGTCCACCACCTGGGCGGCGTGCAGCGCGCCTGA